In Nitrospira defluvii, the sequence CGAGCTCTACGAGAAGGGCCGGTATCGGCTGGAGGCAGAAAAGAATCCGGAGCGCTCTTCGGAGGAAATGGTGTCGTACTACGGGAAACTGCTGGACCGGTACCCGATTCTGTCGATCGAGGACGGCTTGAGCGAATTAGATTGGAAGGGTTGGAAGATTCTGACGGAAAAACTTGGCACACGCGTGCAGTTGGTCGGGGACGACATTTTTGTGACCAACGTGGATATTTTTGCCAAGGGAATTGCCGAGGGGATTGGGAATTCCATTTTGATTAAACTGAATCAGATCGGGACGCTGACGGAGACGTTGGATGCCATCGAACTCGCGAAGCGCTCCGGCTACACGGCGATCATTTCGCATCGCTCAGGCGAAACGGAAGATACGACGATTGCGGATGTGGCCGTCGCGACGAACAGTGGCTTGATTAAAACGGGATCGTTGTCCAGGACGGACCGTGTGGCAAAATACAATCAGCTGCTTCGCATCGAGGATGAGCTGGGTGCCGCGGCCGTCTATCGGGGTCGTGCGGCTGTTCCATCGAGGGCATAACCAACGTGATCATTAAGCCGAACCGTGGGCGTGACTGGCTGGATTGGCAGCGGAAGGTGTGCTCTGCCGGGAAGTGGGTGGGGCTCGGAGCGCTGGTCTTCATGATGGGCGCGCTGCTGTTCGGTGAGATGGGTATTCCGCGGTACATGCATTTGCGCGAGCATGCGGAGCAACTGGATCAGGAGCTGGCTGATTTGCAGCGATTGAATGGCGAGCTGCGGGCCGATCTCGACCGTGTGCAGTACGATTCGACACGGATCGAGGAGTTGGCTCGAGAGCGATTGGGGTATGTGCGGAGGGGAGAGACCGTGTATCAAATGGCACCGAACGGAGAAAAGGAACGGCCTTCGACCGTCAGAACACCATGAAGTTCGGCAGTGTGGCGATCATTGGGCGGTCAAACGTGGGGAAATCCACGCTCTTGAATCGCCTCTTGAAAGAAAAGATTGCGATCGTGTCCGACAAGCCGCAAACGACCAGGACGCGAATCCTGGGAGTGGCCCATGTGGACGGTGCGCAGATCGTCTTTCTCGACACACCCGGATTCCACGAGCCGCGCCATTTGTTGAACCGCCGCATGGTGCGTACGACGCTGGATACCTTTGACGATGCCGATGTGTTGTACGTCGTCGTCGAAGCCACGGCCCAGCCGGGGCCAGGTGATTTGGCCGTGATCGAGCACGTGAAACAGGCGGTCGCCAAACAGGCGCGTCCGGTGGTGTTGGTGATCAATAAGGTCGATCTGGTGAACAAGGCGCGATTGCTTCCCTTGATGGAGCAGTACCTGCGGATCTTCCCCTGGACGGAGATTGTGCCGGTGTCGGCCCAGACCGCCGATAATACGGATCGGTTGTTGACGGTCACCGTGTCACTGCTGGAGGAGGGAGAGGGGACGTACGGTGAAGACGTGATTACGGATCAGTCGATGCGGACGTTGGCGGCCGAGCTGGTGCGAGAGAAGATCCTGCAGCAGACGTATGAGGAGATTCCCCATTCGGTGGCGGTTGAAATCGAAAAGTTTGTGGAGACGAAGAAGCTGATCAAGATCGGTGCCGTCGTGCTGGTTGAAAAAGAGTCGCAGAAGGGCATTCTGATCGGCAAGCACGGAGAGCGGCTTAAGCAGGTGGGGACGGCGGCACGGGAAGATATGGAACGGCTGTTCGGGATGAAGGTATTTTTAAAGGTGTGGGTGAAGGTGCGCGAATCGTGGCGAGAGGACGAGCAAACCCTCGCGGAGCTTGGCTATTAACGATCTCACTATCCAACCGTCGGAACCGGCGCGACTTCCCGACAAGGAGCCGCTCGGGAAAGATGTGTCTCGGGAAGCCGTCGTCAGCGGTCAATCGAAGTCCGACGCGCGTCTGGTGTCCATTCAACGGCTCCTGCGCCGCGGTGCCATCACGAATTTGGCGAAGATGTTGGCGCGGATGCATCCGGCGGACATTGCGAATGTCATCGACCACCTCTCGTCGTTAAAAGAAAAACGTGAAATCTTCGAATTGGTGCGCGGAGACGTCAAACGCGGCCAGGTGCTCAGCGAGTTGGACGGCGAGAGCATCACGCTGGTGTTGTCCGATTTGCTGCCTTCCGATGCCGCCTGGCTGCTCAAGGATCTCGGTTCCGACGATATCGCCCACATTTTGAGTGTGATTCCCAACGATCGCGCGAAGGACATCTTGGCGCTGATGCGGACGGAGGACTCCACCGAAATTGCCGACCTCTTGAAGTATCCGAAGGGGACGGCCGGCGGCATCATGACCACGGAGTTTTTCGCCCTCTCGGAAGATGCCACCGCGCAGGAAGCCATTCGCCGCCTGCAGCAGGCGACCGATGCGGAGATGGTGTTTTACATCTACGTGACGGACAAGGACGACCGGCTGGTCGGAGTGCTGTCGCTGCGTCAGTTATTGACCGTTCCGCCCGCGACCCCGCTCAAGAACATTATGACCCGTGACCTGATCAGTGTGGCCGTGGACATGGATCAGGAGGAGGTCTCGCGCCAGGTGGCGAGTTATAACCTGCTGGCCATTCCGGTCGTGGAGCGGGACGGGAAATTGGTCGGGATCATCACGGTGGACGACGTGGTCGACGTCATCCGGGAGGAAGCCACCGAGGACATGTTGAAGATGGCCGGGGCCATTGAGGAGGACTCGATGTTCAAGTCTTCCAGCATGGTCGCGGCCCGGGTTCGTCTCCCCTGGTTGTTTACCAATCTCGTCGGAAGTTTGTTGTCCGGCATGCTGCTCTGGTTGTTCCGCTACACGATTCAGGAAGTCGTGGCCATTGTCAGCTTTATCCCGGTCATTGCGGCCATGGGCGGCAACGTCGGTCTCCAGTCATCCACGCTCATCATCCGCGGTCTGGCGACCGGCATGGTCGAACTGACTGATGTCTGGAAGATTTTCTTTCGTGAAGCGAAGATCGCCTTCCTGATGGGCATCGCCTGCAGTCTGATGCTGACGATTGTCGGGTGGTTATGGCACCAGGTGTTTCTTGGGATGGTGGTGGGCGTGTCTCTCATTACGGCATTCCTCGTCTCGACGAGCATGGCTACGGTGATGCCGATCGTGTTGAAACGAATGGGCGTCGATCCCGCCGTTGCGGCCGGACCGTTTGTGACGACGGCCAACGATATCACCGGTATTGCCATTTATCTCACGCTGGCGACGATCTTCCTCGAGCAGATTCGATAACGATGCGATGTCGAACTTCTCGGTTCCGGCTACTCCTCGACGCAGGGTGGTGACATGCCGCTGGTAAAGACGGCCGCGATCGTGCTGCATAGCCGGAAGTGGGGCGATGCCGATCGGATCGTCACGTTCTACACCATGCGATTTGGCAAACTTCGAGGGGTTGCGCGGGGTGCGCGCCGGCTGAAAAGCCGGTTGGGTGGTATGATTGAGCCGTTTACGCTCTGTCAGCTCGATTTGTTCGAAAAGCCCGGCGACTCGCTCTACCGGATTTCGCAGGTGACCATCGATGAGCCGTTCTCAAGGTTTCGTGACGATCTCACGTTGATGACCGCGGCCGGCCGCATGGTCAACCTGGTCAATGCCGTGATGGCGGAAGGCGATACGGAGCCTCGTGTCTTCGACATGTTGGCGTCCGGGTTGCGCATGCTGTTGGATAGTCGCGATGCGGCGTGGACGACGT encodes:
- a CDS encoding FtsB family cell division protein; translated protein: MIIKPNRGRDWLDWQRKVCSAGKWVGLGALVFMMGALLFGEMGIPRYMHLREHAEQLDQELADLQRLNGELRADLDRVQYDSTRIEELARERLGYVRRGETVYQMAPNGEKERPSTVRTP
- the era gene encoding GTPase Era, with translation MKFGSVAIIGRSNVGKSTLLNRLLKEKIAIVSDKPQTTRTRILGVAHVDGAQIVFLDTPGFHEPRHLLNRRMVRTTLDTFDDADVLYVVVEATAQPGPGDLAVIEHVKQAVAKQARPVVLVINKVDLVNKARLLPLMEQYLRIFPWTEIVPVSAQTADNTDRLLTVTVSLLEEGEGTYGEDVITDQSMRTLAAELVREKILQQTYEEIPHSVAVEIEKFVETKKLIKIGAVVLVEKESQKGILIGKHGERLKQVGTAAREDMERLFGMKVFLKVWVKVRESWREDEQTLAELGY
- the mgtE gene encoding magnesium transporter: MAINDLTIQPSEPARLPDKEPLGKDVSREAVVSGQSKSDARLVSIQRLLRRGAITNLAKMLARMHPADIANVIDHLSSLKEKREIFELVRGDVKRGQVLSELDGESITLVLSDLLPSDAAWLLKDLGSDDIAHILSVIPNDRAKDILALMRTEDSTEIADLLKYPKGTAGGIMTTEFFALSEDATAQEAIRRLQQATDAEMVFYIYVTDKDDRLVGVLSLRQLLTVPPATPLKNIMTRDLISVAVDMDQEEVSRQVASYNLLAIPVVERDGKLVGIITVDDVVDVIREEATEDMLKMAGAIEEDSMFKSSSMVAARVRLPWLFTNLVGSLLSGMLLWLFRYTIQEVVAIVSFIPVIAAMGGNVGLQSSTLIIRGLATGMVELTDVWKIFFREAKIAFLMGIACSLMLTIVGWLWHQVFLGMVVGVSLITAFLVSTSMATVMPIVLKRMGVDPAVAAGPFVTTANDITGIAIYLTLATIFLEQIR
- the recO gene encoding DNA repair protein RecO — its product is MPLVKTAAIVLHSRKWGDADRIVTFYTMRFGKLRGVARGARRLKSRLGGMIEPFTLCQLDLFEKPGDSLYRISQVTIDEPFSRFRDDLTLMTAAGRMVNLVNAVMAEGDTEPRVFDMLASGLRMLLDSRDAAWTTLLFQIRLLGMTGFRPQTEQCATCGQVRQGPLPQFSPLAGGMVCERCASRQPFRCTVLSRGSVAFLHQALQIQPALLSRLHAAGQVRAEVESVIESYVTVVAGRRLPPVDFLTGGGSA